One Panicum virgatum strain AP13 chromosome 3N, P.virgatum_v5, whole genome shotgun sequence DNA segment encodes these proteins:
- the LOC120665387 gene encoding multiple organellar RNA editing factor 8, chloroplastic/mitochondrial-like, whose protein sequence is MATASRALLLSRAALSPLPTAAAAAAASRRLPALLRPLAAAASLLPASAAPSPGAGVRCFATQPATSSLRDSSPNWSNRPPKETILLDGCDFEHWLVVMEPPPGDAGNPDITRDEIIDSYIKTLAQVVGSEEEARQKIYSVSTRHYFAFGALVSEELSYKLKELPKVRWVLPDSYLDVKNKDYGGEPFINGEAVPYDPKYHEEWVRNNARANERSRRNDRPRNFDRSRNFERRRDNMQNFQNRDVPPGQGYNAPPPPPGQNQMPPRDGPPHHAQGHMPPPPPPPHAGGGPPNYQQGAPGYPQTGYAPGQQGGAPGYQQGGAPGYQGGPPGPGYQGGNQGYQGNPGPAYQGGNPGYQGGAPGYPGNPPPPPYQGGNPNAPPPYQGGGNPGFGGGGPGYQGQGGNSNYQ, encoded by the exons ATGGCGACGGCGTCGCGCGCGCTCCTCCTCTCCCGCGCGGCCCTCTCGCcgctccccaccgccgccgcggccgcggccgcatcccgccgcctccccgcactcctccgcccgctcgccgcggccgcgagcctcctcccggcctcggcggcgccgtcgcccggTGCCGGGGTGCGGTGCTTCGCGACCCAGCCGGCGACGTCCTCGCTGCGGGATTCGTCCCCCAACTGGAGCAACCGCCCGCCCAAGGAGACCATCCTCCTCGACGGGTGCGACTTCGAGCACTGGCTCGTCGTCATGGAGCCGCCCCCGGGCGATGCCGGCAACCCCGACATCACGCGCGACGAGATCATCGATAGCTACATCAAGACCCTCGCCCAGGTCGTCGGGAG TGAGGAAGAAGCTAGGCAAAAGATATATTCGGTGTCAACTCGTCATTACTTTGCTTTCGGTGCCCTTGTATCCGAGGAACTTTCTTACAAACTAAAAG AGTTACCTAAGGTCCGCTGGGTCCTTCCTGATTCATACTTGGATGTGAAAAATAAGGACTATGGAG GAGAACCATTCATAAATGGGGAAGCAGTTCCTTATGATCCCAAATACCACGAGGAGTGGGTCAGGAACAATGCTCGCGCCAATGAAAGATCTCGGCGCAATGATAGGCCCCGCAACTTCGACAGATCAAGGAACTTTGAGAGGAGAAGGGATAACATGCAGAACTTCCAGAACAGAGATGTGCCTCCTGGGCAGGGTTACAATGCCCCGCCACCTCCACCTGGCCAAAACCAAATGCCACCCCGTGATGGCCCTCCGCACCATGCTCAGGGCCAcatgcctccgcctccaccaccacctcatGCAGGTGGCGGCCCACCAAACTACCAGCAAGGTGCTCCTGGCTACCCACAGACGGGCTATGCCCCTGGCCAGCAAGGTGGTGCCCCTGGCTACCAGCAAGGTGGTGCTCCTGGCTACCAAGGTGGACCTCCTGGTCCTGGGTATCAAGGCGGTAACCAAGGTTACCAAGGGAACCCGGGCCCAGCTTACCAAGGTGGCAACCCGGGCTACCAAGGTGGCGCGCCAGGTTACCCTGGCAATCCACCACCACCCCCTTACCAGGGAGGCAACCCCAACGCACCTCCTCCATACCAAGGTGGTGGCAATCCTGGCTTTGGTGGTGGCGGCCCAGGCTACCAAGGCCAAGGAGGCAACTCGAACTACCAATGA